In Nonomuraea helvata, one genomic interval encodes:
- a CDS encoding FGGY-family carbohydrate kinase, with the protein MARRALLAGIDVGTTHVKVGLFDERGTRVASVREATPRELPAVVAAVSRALGECAARAGRGPDAIGVAGMAETGVPLDGSGRPLMPLLWWNDPRAAREAAELSRDAEALYALTGRRADPKAPLAKWLWLRTHAPDVLESMRWWAHVPDAVAYALTGRLRTHETLAARTLAYDAAAGAYDPDLLALAGLRVEQLPPTAGAVEPVGPLTARVSGVAAGVPVVIAGHDHAVGSWASGVRRPGDVADSLGTAEAVMVLSDTRPDPRTGLALGITTDPSLDGVRKVVVGGLPTSGAMLDWLLGLLTPEGEPAGGQVSGHAASPGGRGGYDALPGLLDGVRLPTGIVMEPYLRGRVAPAPDRGRRVTVSGLGPEHAPGDLLASAVEGTCLHARWMLDELTAVTGTAPERLVVLGGQVRIPLWTRVKAAVSPVPVEVVRDGDAVCAGAALIAGQAGGSLDDVPLLPRDVPPHDPGLAAAYVPLYERFLASAREPR; encoded by the coding sequence ATGGCACGGCGCGCGCTGCTGGCGGGGATCGACGTGGGCACCACCCACGTCAAGGTGGGCCTCTTCGACGAGCGAGGGACCCGCGTCGCGTCAGTGCGCGAGGCTACCCCGCGCGAGCTGCCCGCCGTCGTGGCCGCCGTGTCGCGGGCGCTCGGCGAGTGCGCCGCCCGGGCCGGGCGCGGGCCGGACGCGATCGGGGTCGCGGGCATGGCCGAGACCGGCGTGCCGCTGGACGGGTCGGGCCGGCCGCTCATGCCGCTGCTGTGGTGGAACGACCCCCGGGCCGCGCGGGAGGCCGCCGAGCTGAGCCGGGACGCGGAGGCGCTGTACGCGCTGACCGGCCGCCGGGCCGACCCGAAAGCGCCACTGGCCAAGTGGCTGTGGCTGCGCACCCACGCGCCGGACGTGCTGGAGTCGATGCGGTGGTGGGCGCACGTGCCCGACGCCGTGGCGTACGCGCTCACTGGCCGGCTGCGGACGCACGAGACGCTGGCCGCCCGCACCCTGGCCTACGACGCGGCGGCCGGAGCCTACGACCCGGACCTGCTGGCGCTGGCCGGGCTGCGGGTCGAGCAGCTGCCTCCCACGGCCGGCGCGGTGGAACCGGTCGGCCCGCTGACGGCCCGGGTGAGCGGGGTGGCGGCCGGCGTCCCCGTGGTCATCGCGGGGCACGACCACGCGGTGGGGTCGTGGGCGTCGGGCGTACGGCGGCCCGGGGACGTGGCCGACTCCCTCGGCACGGCGGAGGCGGTGATGGTGCTGTCGGACACCCGGCCGGACCCGCGCACCGGGCTGGCGCTCGGCATCACGACCGATCCGTCACTGGACGGCGTCCGCAAGGTGGTGGTCGGCGGGCTCCCCACGAGCGGCGCCATGCTCGACTGGCTGCTCGGACTGCTGACACCCGAGGGTGAGCCTGCCGGGGGCCAGGTAAGCGGGCACGCCGCCTCCCCTGGCGGCCGAGGCGGGTATGACGCCTTGCCGGGGCTGCTGGACGGGGTGCGGCTGCCCACCGGGATCGTCATGGAGCCGTACCTGCGGGGCCGGGTCGCGCCCGCCCCCGATCGCGGCCGCCGCGTGACGGTGTCGGGGCTCGGCCCCGAGCACGCGCCCGGCGACCTGCTGGCGTCCGCCGTCGAGGGCACCTGCCTGCACGCCCGCTGGATGCTCGACGAGCTCACCGCCGTGACCGGCACCGCTCCCGAGCGTCTCGTCGTTCTCGGCGGGCAGGTCAGGATCCCGCTGTGGACGCGGGTCAAGGCGGCGGTGTCGCCCGTCCCCGTCGAGGTGGTGCGGGACGGCGACGCGGTGTGCGCCGGCGCGGCGTTGATCGCCGGGCAGGCCGGTGGGTCGCTCGACGACGTGCCGCTGCTCCCCCGCGACGTCCCGCCGCACGACCCCGGCCTCGCCGCCGCGTACGTCCCCCTGTACGAGCGCTTCCTGGCCTCGGCCCGCGAGCCCCGATGA
- a CDS encoding GNAT family N-acetyltransferase, producing the protein MPNDNYSVRPATGADHATVERLWLMFRHDMSEFQGGLPHPDGTFRSERLHSAFHDAGWAPYLIMSGDHPAGLAFVRGLDGPVRVLNSFFVVRGARRSGIGLRAIKDIVARHPGSWEIAFQDANSGAVAFWRRVATEIAGDDWTEERRPVPNLPDEPPDVWISFKTLA; encoded by the coding sequence ATGCCCAATGACAACTACTCCGTGCGGCCCGCGACCGGCGCCGACCACGCCACCGTGGAACGCCTCTGGCTGATGTTCCGCCACGACATGTCGGAGTTCCAGGGAGGACTGCCCCATCCCGACGGCACGTTCAGGAGCGAACGGCTCCACTCCGCCTTCCACGACGCCGGCTGGGCGCCGTACTTGATCATGAGCGGCGACCACCCCGCCGGTCTGGCGTTCGTGCGCGGGCTTGACGGCCCGGTACGGGTGCTGAACAGCTTCTTCGTGGTACGCGGCGCGCGCCGGAGCGGGATCGGGCTGCGAGCGATCAAGGACATCGTCGCCCGACACCCGGGAAGCTGGGAGATCGCCTTCCAGGACGCCAACTCGGGCGCCGTGGCCTTCTGGCGGCGCGTGGCCACGGAGATCGCCGGAGACGACTGGACCGAGGAGCGTCGCCCCGTGCCGAACCTGCCCGACGAGCCGCCGGACGTGTGGATCTCCTTCAAGACGCTCGCCTGA
- a CDS encoding alpha-galactosidase, with protein sequence MVSRPEPIHLRAGGVSLVLDVGGPRLPSVLHWGGDLGDVTSAELRELALAAIPAVVSNGLDTPADLSMVAEHATGWPGLPGLRGHRGGTAWSPLFTVTSAHADGAEVRVEAVDEAAALELTLWLALDATGLITMRAAVRNRHPAEPYVLDGLVLSLPVPAAAAELLDLTGRHLRERSPQRQPFTVGSRVRENRRGRTGADASLLLAAGVPGFGFRSGEVWAVHVGWSGNHVTYAERLPDGRAVIGGGELLLPGEVRLKPGEEYTTPWLYAAYGQGLDDVSDRFHRHLRARPGHPPAPRPVVMNTWEAVYFDHDLAKLCALADRAAEVGAERFVLDDGWFRHRRDDHAGLGDWYVDEDVWPQGLHPLVDHVRGLGMRFGLWVEPEMINPDSDLARAHPEWIMSTGGRMPPEARRQQVLDLVHPEAYAYVLDRLDRLIAEYAIDYLKWDHNRDLIDAGHSPLGEPAVHRQTLAVYRLLDELRRRHPGLEIESCSSGGARVDLGILQRTDRVWGSDCIDALERQSIQRWTQLLLPPELIGSHVGAAHAHTTGRRHDLAFRAGTALFGHFGIEWDLTSASDAERADLARWIALYKDVRGLLHTGRIVRVDHPDPALWVHGVVAQDRSEAIFALVAVATSVVAPPGRVRLPALDPGAMYRIEPLAPGDAAVGVNHVLPPWLARGELRLPGSVLEQAGIQAPDLYPEHLLLLRLTRE encoded by the coding sequence ATGGTGAGCCGGCCGGAGCCGATCCACCTGCGGGCAGGCGGCGTCAGCCTGGTCCTGGACGTGGGCGGGCCGCGCCTGCCGAGCGTGCTCCACTGGGGTGGCGACCTCGGCGACGTCACGTCGGCGGAGCTGCGCGAACTGGCCCTCGCCGCCATTCCCGCCGTCGTCTCCAACGGCCTCGACACGCCCGCGGACCTCTCGATGGTCGCCGAGCACGCGACCGGCTGGCCGGGGCTGCCGGGACTGCGCGGGCATCGCGGCGGCACGGCCTGGTCGCCGCTGTTCACGGTGACCTCGGCGCACGCCGACGGCGCGGAGGTGCGCGTCGAGGCCGTGGACGAGGCCGCGGCCCTGGAGTTGACGCTGTGGCTCGCGCTCGACGCCACCGGCCTGATCACGATGCGGGCCGCGGTGCGTAACCGGCATCCGGCCGAGCCGTACGTGCTGGACGGTCTCGTGCTCAGCCTGCCGGTGCCCGCCGCGGCCGCTGAGCTGCTCGACCTGACCGGACGGCACCTGCGCGAGCGGTCACCGCAGCGCCAGCCGTTCACGGTGGGCTCCCGGGTCCGGGAGAACCGGCGCGGCCGCACCGGAGCCGACGCGTCGCTGCTGCTGGCGGCGGGCGTTCCCGGCTTCGGATTCCGCTCCGGCGAGGTGTGGGCGGTGCACGTGGGCTGGAGCGGCAACCACGTCACCTACGCCGAGCGCCTGCCGGACGGCCGGGCCGTCATCGGCGGCGGCGAGCTGCTCCTGCCCGGCGAGGTACGGCTGAAGCCGGGGGAGGAGTACACGACCCCGTGGCTGTACGCGGCCTACGGACAAGGGCTGGACGACGTGTCGGACCGCTTCCACCGGCACCTGCGCGCCCGGCCGGGCCACCCGCCGGCCCCGCGTCCCGTGGTCATGAACACCTGGGAGGCCGTCTACTTCGACCACGACCTCGCCAAGCTGTGCGCGCTCGCCGACCGGGCGGCCGAGGTGGGGGCGGAGCGGTTCGTCCTGGACGACGGCTGGTTCCGCCACCGCCGCGACGATCACGCCGGCCTCGGCGACTGGTACGTGGACGAGGACGTCTGGCCGCAGGGCCTGCACCCCCTGGTCGATCACGTGCGTGGACTCGGGATGCGGTTCGGGCTGTGGGTCGAGCCGGAGATGATCAATCCCGACTCCGACCTGGCCCGGGCCCACCCGGAGTGGATCATGTCGACCGGCGGGCGGATGCCGCCGGAGGCACGCCGCCAGCAGGTGCTCGACCTCGTGCACCCTGAGGCGTACGCGTACGTGCTGGACCGCCTGGACCGGCTGATCGCCGAGTACGCCATCGACTACCTGAAGTGGGACCACAACCGCGACCTGATCGACGCGGGCCACAGCCCGCTCGGAGAGCCGGCCGTCCACCGGCAGACGCTGGCGGTCTACCGGCTGCTGGACGAGCTGCGCCGGCGCCACCCCGGCCTGGAGATCGAGTCCTGCTCCTCTGGCGGGGCGCGGGTGGACCTCGGCATCCTCCAGCGGACGGACCGGGTGTGGGGCAGCGACTGCATCGACGCCCTGGAACGCCAGTCGATCCAGCGCTGGACCCAGCTCCTGCTCCCGCCCGAGCTCATCGGCTCGCACGTGGGAGCCGCGCACGCGCACACCACCGGCCGGCGACACGACCTCGCCTTCCGCGCGGGGACCGCGCTGTTCGGCCACTTCGGCATCGAATGGGACCTCACCTCCGCCTCGGACGCCGAGCGAGCGGACCTCGCCCGCTGGATCGCGCTCTACAAGGACGTGCGCGGCCTGCTGCACACGGGGCGGATCGTCCGCGTCGATCATCCCGACCCCGCGCTGTGGGTGCACGGCGTGGTCGCGCAGGACCGCTCCGAGGCGATCTTCGCGCTGGTCGCGGTCGCGACCTCGGTCGTCGCGCCACCCGGCCGGGTGCGGCTGCCCGCACTGGACCCCGGCGCGATGTACCGGATCGAGCCGCTGGCGCCCGGCGACGCGGCTGTCGGCGTCAACCACGTGCTCCCGCCGTGGCTGGCCCGCGGCGAGCTCCGCCTTCCCGGCTCGGTCTTGGAACAGGCCGGGATCCAGGCCCCCGATCTCTATCCAGAACACCTACTGCTGCTCCGGCTGACCAGGGAGTGA
- a CDS encoding sugar ABC transporter permease gives MADTVSVPTPRPGAPAGRRRSPQAPSHKRRDHRAALFFILPAMLGFGVFYLWPTIRGVYLSFTDYSLLTPPEWSGLSNYTKLIGDGSFWSSLGVTLEYVVINIGVQTIVAVVLAVLMHRLTKSSFLRGVLLLPYLVANVVVALVWYWMADYTLGVANQFLGWIGLGPLGFFGEEHLVIPTIALVNVWRHMGYTALLIFAGLQAIPRSLYEAAAVDGSTEWRSFWRITLPLLRPVLAMVLVITVIGSFQIFDTVAVTTQGGPADASKVIYYYIFEKAFSQFDFGYASAMGVALIVILAGVSLLQMRLLRAGESDLS, from the coding sequence ATGGCGGACACCGTCTCCGTTCCCACACCAAGACCCGGGGCGCCCGCCGGGCGCCGCAGGTCGCCACAGGCCCCATCGCACAAGAGGCGGGATCATCGGGCCGCGCTCTTCTTCATCCTCCCGGCGATGCTCGGGTTCGGGGTCTTCTACCTCTGGCCCACGATCCGCGGCGTGTACCTGAGCTTCACCGACTACAGCCTGCTCACCCCGCCCGAGTGGTCGGGGCTGTCGAACTACACCAAGCTCATCGGTGACGGATCCTTCTGGAGCTCCCTCGGGGTGACCCTGGAATACGTCGTCATCAACATCGGAGTGCAGACGATCGTGGCGGTCGTCCTGGCGGTCCTGATGCACCGGCTGACCAAGTCGAGCTTCCTGCGCGGAGTGCTGCTGCTGCCGTACCTCGTCGCGAACGTGGTCGTCGCGCTCGTGTGGTACTGGATGGCCGACTACACCCTCGGCGTGGCCAACCAGTTCCTCGGCTGGATCGGGCTCGGTCCCTTGGGGTTCTTCGGGGAAGAGCACCTGGTGATCCCGACGATCGCGCTGGTGAACGTCTGGCGGCACATGGGCTACACGGCGCTGCTGATCTTCGCCGGCCTGCAGGCGATCCCGAGGTCGCTCTACGAGGCGGCGGCGGTGGACGGATCCACGGAGTGGCGCTCGTTCTGGCGGATCACGCTGCCGCTGCTGCGGCCGGTGCTGGCGATGGTGCTGGTCATCACGGTGATCGGATCCTTCCAGATCTTCGACACCGTGGCCGTCACCACCCAGGGCGGCCCGGCGGACGCCTCCAAGGTCATCTACTACTACATCTTCGAGAAGGCCTTCAGCCAGTTCGACTTCGGCTACGCCTCCGCGATGGGTGTCGCCCTGATCGTCATCCTCGCCGGTGTCTCGCTGCTCCAGATGCGCCTGCTGCGTGCGGGCGAGTCGGACCTGTCTTAG
- a CDS encoding carbohydrate ABC transporter permease translates to MTAISMPSAKTAAAGPAARQARRVHIGRIAAWAVLWIFVLLTLFPFYWMLRTSLSNNRMLFSDPSSWLPVAPTLGGYERVFGGATIQEAQAQGGSGASISFWLYLRNSVLVATVITVGQVFFSAMAAYAFARLRWPGRDKVFFLFLTALMVPPIFIHLPNFELMKNLGLLNTFAAIVLPYLFMTPFAVFFLRQFFLNVSREVEEAAMLDGAGYPRIFFRLILPMSAAPIATLSILTYINSWNEYFWPLLVTDPTNDDVRVLTVALGVFKSQTPQGSPDWAGLMAATLVAALPVLLLFAAFGKRVVNSIQFSGLK, encoded by the coding sequence ATGACCGCGATAAGCATGCCCTCGGCGAAGACCGCGGCGGCCGGCCCGGCCGCACGCCAGGCACGTCGGGTCCACATCGGCCGGATCGCCGCCTGGGCGGTGCTCTGGATCTTCGTCCTGCTCACGCTGTTCCCGTTCTACTGGATGCTGCGCACCTCGCTGTCGAACAACCGGATGCTGTTCTCCGACCCCTCGTCCTGGCTGCCGGTGGCGCCGACCCTCGGCGGATACGAGCGGGTGTTCGGGGGGGCCACCATCCAGGAGGCCCAGGCGCAGGGCGGCTCGGGAGCCTCCATCAGCTTCTGGTTGTACCTGCGCAACTCGGTACTCGTCGCCACGGTCATCACGGTCGGGCAGGTGTTCTTCAGCGCCATGGCGGCGTACGCCTTCGCGCGGCTGCGCTGGCCGGGCCGGGACAAGGTGTTCTTCCTGTTCCTGACCGCGCTCATGGTCCCGCCGATCTTCATCCACCTGCCCAACTTCGAGCTGATGAAGAACCTGGGCCTGCTCAACACCTTCGCCGCGATCGTGCTGCCGTACCTCTTCATGACCCCGTTCGCGGTCTTCTTCCTGCGGCAGTTCTTCCTGAACGTGAGCCGCGAGGTCGAGGAGGCCGCGATGCTCGACGGCGCCGGCTATCCCCGCATCTTCTTCCGGCTCATCCTGCCCATGAGCGCCGCGCCGATCGCCACTCTGTCCATCCTCACCTACATCAATTCCTGGAACGAGTACTTCTGGCCGCTGCTCGTCACCGATCCCACGAACGACGACGTCCGCGTGCTCACCGTGGCCCTCGGCGTGTTCAAGTCCCAGACGCCGCAGGGCAGCCCCGACTGGGCCGGCCTCATGGCCGCCACGCTCGTCGCGGCGCTGCCCGTGCTCCTGCTGTTCGCGGCGTTCGGCAAGCGCGTCGTCAACTCCATCCAGTTCTCCGGTCTGAAGTGA
- a CDS encoding sugar ABC transporter substrate-binding protein produces the protein MIKKLPAVAGVALLSLALAACGGGNSGGAASADGKATISYWLWDANQQPAYQQCATDFQKAHPNISVKITQLGWDDYWTKLTTSFVSGSAPDVFTNHLAKYPEFVTKRTILPIDDLVKRDKVDTGIYAEGLADLWVGADGKRYGLPKDWDTIAVFYNKKLTEKAGITDEQLKSMAWNPTDGGTYEKIIAKLTVDKNGKHGDEPGFDKSKVDTYGLWLESSGNGVGQTQWSMYAASNGWKFTDKNPWGTHYNYDDPKFQEAVTWWKSLIDKGYMPPLKATEGVAWNDMLSAGKAAMATNGSWMIGSVFGAKSAKFEPALAPLPAGPSGTRMSMFNGLADSIYASTKNKDAAWEWVKYLASPACQNVVGEHAVVFPAIPAAVDVAQKKFAEKGVDVEAFTVDVKEKTTFLFPITDHAAQIEAIMKPAMDAVVAGTAPASSLTKANEQVNALFK, from the coding sequence ATGATCAAGAAGCTGCCGGCGGTCGCCGGCGTCGCCCTGCTGTCGCTGGCCCTCGCCGCCTGCGGCGGCGGCAACAGCGGAGGAGCCGCCTCCGCCGACGGGAAGGCGACCATCTCCTACTGGCTCTGGGACGCCAACCAGCAGCCGGCCTACCAGCAGTGCGCCACCGACTTCCAGAAGGCCCACCCGAACATCTCGGTCAAGATCACCCAGCTCGGCTGGGACGACTACTGGACCAAGCTCACCACGAGCTTCGTCTCCGGGTCCGCGCCGGACGTCTTCACCAACCACCTGGCCAAGTACCCCGAGTTCGTCACCAAGCGCACCATCCTGCCGATCGACGACCTCGTCAAGCGCGACAAGGTGGACACCGGCATTTACGCGGAGGGCCTGGCCGACCTGTGGGTCGGCGCCGACGGCAAGCGCTACGGCCTGCCCAAGGACTGGGACACCATCGCCGTCTTCTACAACAAGAAGCTGACCGAGAAGGCGGGGATCACCGATGAGCAGCTGAAGAGCATGGCCTGGAACCCGACCGACGGCGGCACCTACGAGAAGATCATCGCCAAGCTGACCGTGGACAAGAACGGCAAGCACGGCGACGAGCCCGGCTTCGACAAGAGCAAGGTGGACACCTACGGCCTGTGGCTCGAGAGCTCCGGCAACGGCGTGGGCCAGACCCAGTGGAGCATGTACGCCGCCAGCAACGGCTGGAAGTTCACCGACAAGAACCCCTGGGGCACGCACTACAACTACGACGACCCCAAGTTCCAGGAAGCCGTCACCTGGTGGAAGAGCCTGATCGACAAGGGCTACATGCCGCCGCTCAAGGCGACCGAGGGCGTGGCCTGGAACGACATGCTCTCCGCGGGCAAGGCCGCCATGGCGACCAACGGCAGCTGGATGATCGGCTCGGTGTTCGGCGCCAAGTCCGCGAAGTTCGAGCCTGCGCTCGCCCCGCTGCCCGCCGGCCCGAGCGGCACGCGGATGAGCATGTTCAACGGCCTCGCCGACTCCATCTACGCCAGCACCAAGAACAAGGACGCCGCGTGGGAGTGGGTGAAGTATCTCGCCTCCCCCGCCTGCCAGAACGTCGTCGGTGAGCACGCGGTCGTCTTCCCGGCCATCCCCGCCGCGGTGGATGTCGCGCAGAAGAAGTTCGCGGAGAAGGGTGTCGACGTCGAGGCGTTCACCGTGGACGTCAAGGAGAAGACGACCTTCCTCTTCCCGATCACCGACCATGCCGCCCAGATCGAAGCCATCATGAAGCCGGCCATGGACG